The following are from one region of the Amycolatopsis sp. QT-25 genome:
- a CDS encoding ABC transporter permease gives MLHDTWLIFRRDMLAALRNPTWLVIGIMQPLLYLFFFGPLLVKMLTTQGLSDVDGWMIFIPAIIAQLALFGSSFVGFGLLAEFRSGVVERMRVTPVSRVALLLGKVLANALQTVVQALLVIALAYLVFDLNAPFGGVALSLVIVFLMSVALASCSYALALTLKSEDTFPALLNAVLMPLLLLSGILIPITAGSAPEWLYTISRINPFRHVVDVERNSFRGDFSMDALFTGSVVVLVMAVLAIWWGARTFQRENA, from the coding sequence ATGTTGCATGACACTTGGTTGATCTTCCGCCGTGACATGCTCGCGGCGTTGCGCAACCCGACTTGGCTCGTCATCGGCATCATGCAGCCGCTCCTCTATCTGTTCTTCTTCGGGCCGCTTCTGGTGAAGATGCTCACCACACAAGGCCTGTCCGATGTGGACGGCTGGATGATCTTCATCCCGGCGATCATCGCGCAGCTCGCGCTGTTCGGCAGCTCGTTCGTCGGATTCGGGCTTCTCGCCGAGTTCCGCTCGGGCGTGGTCGAGCGGATGCGGGTGACGCCGGTGAGCCGGGTGGCGTTGTTGCTGGGCAAGGTGCTCGCCAACGCGCTGCAGACGGTCGTCCAGGCTCTGCTCGTCATCGCGCTGGCGTATCTGGTGTTCGACCTGAACGCGCCGTTCGGCGGTGTCGCGCTCAGCCTGGTGATCGTCTTCCTCATGTCGGTCGCGTTGGCGTCCTGCTCGTACGCGCTGGCGCTGACCCTCAAGAGCGAAGACACCTTCCCGGCTTTGCTCAACGCGGTTCTCATGCCGTTGCTGCTGCTTTCCGGAATCCTGATCCCGATCACCGCGGGCTCGGCGCCGGAGTGGCTGTACACGATTTCCCGGATCAATCCGTTCCGGCACGTGGTGGATGTCGAGCGGAACAGTTTCCGCGGCGACTTCTCGATGGACGCGTTGTTCACCGGGAGCGTCGTGGTGCTGGTCATGGCTGTGCTGGCCATCTGGTGGGGCGCGAGGACATTCCAACGCGAAAACGCCTGA
- a CDS encoding GH25 family lysozyme: MSSIDPEGEHGVTLSHRETVRDWAAVRGADIRFASVTVTENTNWRDVAAERNLAGAQHVGIHTGARHYARPGAVHDQADHFVRTASALGAFAPGSLAPALEVEAPSVDDRFVKAWIKHVRHAARVERVLVYAGIDCWTNRLQPDKWADSEVVLWLVRHNEIPGRPGWFHSRLGLHQHGFGTGLPGVDGPIAQDAVVYPFTLTDVLL, encoded by the coding sequence GTGAGTTCGATCGATCCGGAAGGTGAGCACGGCGTCACCCTGTCCCACCGCGAGACGGTGCGGGACTGGGCGGCGGTGCGCGGCGCCGACATCCGGTTCGCGTCGGTCACCGTCACCGAGAACACCAACTGGCGGGACGTCGCGGCGGAACGCAATCTCGCGGGCGCGCAGCACGTCGGTATTCACACCGGTGCACGGCACTACGCACGGCCCGGTGCCGTCCACGACCAAGCCGACCATTTCGTGCGGACGGCGAGCGCGCTCGGGGCCTTCGCACCCGGTTCGCTCGCGCCGGCGCTCGAAGTGGAGGCGCCCAGCGTCGACGACCGGTTCGTCAAGGCGTGGATCAAACACGTCAGGCACGCCGCGCGCGTCGAACGTGTGCTCGTTTACGCGGGGATCGACTGCTGGACGAACCGCTTGCAGCCGGACAAGTGGGCGGACAGCGAAGTGGTGCTGTGGCTGGTGAGGCACAACGAGATCCCGGGAAGGCCGGGCTGGTTCCACTCGCGGCTGGGCTTGCACCAGCACGGTTTCGGCACCGGGCTGCCCGGAGTGGACGGACCGATCGCGCAGGACGCCGTGGTCTACCCCTTCACACTCACGGACGTACTCCTGTAG
- a CDS encoding aminodeoxychorismate synthase component I: MRLMCRRLRTDVGPERALAVLGVRAGNLGLAPPAALCGEWFSSRAVIALSAPLTPVRDVAEAFAIPARMPFVRDAVPGAVGGGWFGYLGYDLIDPSGRSGALPPAVWGWVDRVLRLDADGSWWFEALLSDGAPDPIDEVAAVESWLAEVPESTTWRSGLLSRPLPSEHYDAVKACVHAIEAGELFQANICARFSGEFTGDPTALFAEGSRRLGARRAAFLAGDWGSVVSFSPELFLARHGQRVRSTPIKGTLPRRDASDEHLAQRLRESTKDVAENVMITDLVRNDLGRVCATGTVRVPELLAVRPAPGVWHLESTVEGSIAEGIDDAALLAATFPPGSVTGAPKIRALELIAELEPVARGVYTGAIGLASPIAGLELNVAIRTFEIHEGTIELGVGGGITADSDSEAEWQECLHKSAPLERLLG, translated from the coding sequence GTGCGGTTGATGTGCCGGAGGCTGCGGACGGACGTCGGGCCCGAACGGGCACTGGCGGTTCTCGGTGTACGCGCCGGGAACCTCGGGCTGGCGCCACCTGCCGCACTTTGCGGAGAGTGGTTCTCTTCGCGCGCGGTCATCGCGCTGAGTGCTCCCCTGACTCCCGTCAGGGACGTGGCCGAAGCCTTCGCCATCCCCGCACGAATGCCCTTCGTGCGTGACGCGGTGCCTGGTGCCGTCGGAGGCGGCTGGTTCGGTTACCTGGGTTACGACCTGATCGATCCGTCGGGTCGTTCCGGCGCGCTTCCTCCGGCTGTCTGGGGTTGGGTCGACAGGGTGCTGCGACTGGACGCGGACGGTTCGTGGTGGTTCGAAGCCCTGCTTTCCGATGGCGCCCCGGATCCGATCGACGAGGTGGCCGCGGTGGAGTCCTGGCTCGCCGAGGTTCCCGAATCGACGACTTGGCGTTCCGGCCTGTTGTCGCGTCCGCTTCCATCGGAGCACTATGACGCCGTCAAGGCGTGTGTGCACGCGATCGAAGCCGGCGAGCTGTTCCAGGCGAACATCTGCGCTCGCTTCAGCGGAGAGTTCACCGGTGATCCGACCGCGTTGTTCGCCGAAGGCTCGCGTCGCCTCGGTGCCCGCCGGGCGGCTTTCCTGGCCGGCGACTGGGGTTCGGTCGTCTCGTTCTCCCCTGAACTATTCCTTGCCAGGCACGGACAACGTGTCCGATCGACACCGATCAAGGGCACGCTGCCGCGAAGGGACGCCTCCGATGAGCACCTCGCGCAGCGGCTGCGGGAATCCACCAAGGACGTCGCCGAGAACGTGATGATCACCGATCTCGTCCGCAACGACCTCGGGCGGGTATGCGCCACCGGCACGGTGCGTGTCCCCGAACTGCTCGCGGTCCGGCCCGCGCCGGGCGTCTGGCATCTGGAGTCCACTGTGGAGGGATCGATCGCCGAAGGGATCGACGACGCGGCCTTGCTCGCGGCCACCTTCCCGCCGGGTTCGGTGACGGGCGCGCCGAAGATCCGGGCGCTGGAGCTGATCGCCGAGCTGGAGCCGGTCGCGCGTGGTGTCTACACGGGTGCGATCGGGCTCGCTTCGCCGATCGCCGGGCTGGAATTGAACGTCGCGATCAGGACCTTCGAGATCCACGAAGGCACGATCGAGCTCGGAGTCGGCGGCGGGATCACCGCCGACTCCGACAGCGAAGCGGAATGGCAGGAATGCCTGCACAAGTCCGCTCCGCTGGAGCGCCTGCTCGGCTGA
- a CDS encoding NADPH:quinone oxidoreductase family protein, which yields MRAVQVTEFGGPEVLTPVDLPDPVPGPGQLLVAVDRIGVNYADTHQAENSYLAPSKLPFVPGGEVVGHTADGKRVVALLSGGGGYAERAVADEVTSFEVPDGVDDLTALSFIVQGATAALLLRKTAHLEPGESVVVHAAAGGVGSIAVQLAKAWGASRVIATASSDEKRALALELGADVAIDSRAENMTDALREANGGKRVDIVLDMTGGTVTDQSIAALAPFGRLAFYGMASREQPKPIEAGNLLGHSTTVSGMWLPHAFKLPGNVFGRALDELFELALAGRVRAIAGGEYALSDARAAHEALRSRGTMGKLLLDPAK from the coding sequence ATGCGCGCTGTACAGGTGACCGAATTCGGCGGACCCGAGGTGCTCACCCCCGTCGACCTGCCCGATCCCGTCCCCGGGCCGGGGCAGCTGCTGGTGGCGGTCGACCGGATCGGCGTCAACTACGCCGACACGCACCAGGCCGAGAACTCCTATCTCGCGCCGAGCAAGCTCCCGTTCGTGCCCGGTGGCGAGGTCGTCGGCCATACCGCGGACGGCAAGCGCGTCGTCGCGTTGCTCAGCGGAGGTGGCGGTTACGCCGAGCGTGCGGTGGCCGACGAAGTCACCAGTTTCGAGGTGCCCGACGGCGTCGACGACTTGACCGCGTTGTCCTTCATCGTGCAGGGCGCCACCGCCGCACTCCTGCTGCGCAAGACCGCCCACCTCGAACCCGGCGAATCCGTCGTCGTGCACGCGGCCGCGGGCGGGGTCGGCTCCATCGCCGTGCAGCTCGCGAAAGCCTGGGGAGCGAGCCGGGTCATCGCGACCGCCAGCAGCGACGAGAAGCGGGCCCTCGCCCTCGAACTCGGCGCCGACGTCGCCATCGACTCGCGTGCCGAGAACATGACCGACGCGCTTCGTGAGGCGAACGGTGGCAAACGTGTCGACATCGTGCTCGACATGACCGGCGGCACCGTCACGGATCAGAGCATCGCCGCCCTCGCGCCGTTCGGCCGCCTCGCGTTCTACGGCATGGCCAGCCGGGAGCAACCGAAGCCGATCGAGGCCGGCAATCTCCTCGGACACAGCACGACCGTGTCCGGCATGTGGCTGCCGCACGCCTTCAAACTCCCCGGAAACGTTTTCGGCCGCGCGCTCGACGAGCTTTTCGAACTGGCCCTCGCGGGCCGGGTCCGTGCCATCGCCGGCGGCGAGTACGCCCTGTCCGACGCGCGCGCCGCCCACGAGGCCCTGCGCTCTCGCGGCACGATGGGCAAGCTCCTGCTGGATCCCGCCAAGTAG